In a single window of the Candidatus Poribacteria bacterium genome:
- a CDS encoding sodium:solute symporter family protein — protein MSIAVIFIYLLVVLVLGALSHKLFRNTGEDYFVASRTINWFVLLMTLFGTNMTAFSILGASGEAYHRGIGVFALMASSTAIVAPCVFLFIGTRLWRLGKRFGYVTQAQYFRDRWESGGLGLLLFIVLVLLLIPYLLIGVMGGGGTLATLTDGKIPQWVGGLLISLVVLSYVTYSGMRGTAWVNTFQTLVFMVLGGITFFIIVNRMGGFSSAISKVDAGLLMQAEHIKPLELLTYICMPLCVGMFPHIFSHFLTAKEVGTFRYAIILYPVCIAIVWIPSVLLGILGNVDVPDLQGSQANNVLIQMIGIHAPGILAGFLGAGVFAAIMSSLDSQSLAVGSMFTHDIVEHYRGEAFSENQRVWVGRLFVMGVLCITYLISLVATPSIFRLAVWSFTGFSGLFPIVVAALFWRRSTKHGAFAAIISVIFLWLYFFLRNWQTPGYTVGGTGIMPVAILIVVSSCVLIVVSLFTKPPSQQTLGKFFN, from the coding sequence ATGAGCATTGCTGTTATCTTTATTTACCTTCTTGTGGTACTTGTTCTCGGTGCGCTGAGCCATAAACTTTTTCGCAATACGGGGGAAGACTACTTTGTCGCGAGTCGGACAATCAATTGGTTTGTCCTGTTGATGACCCTTTTCGGCACGAATATGACGGCGTTCTCGATCCTCGGGGCATCGGGTGAAGCCTATCACAGGGGGATCGGCGTTTTTGCACTGATGGCTTCGTCTACCGCAATAGTCGCTCCGTGTGTATTCCTCTTTATTGGGACGCGTCTCTGGCGACTGGGAAAGCGGTTTGGCTATGTGACACAGGCGCAGTACTTCCGGGACAGGTGGGAATCTGGAGGCTTAGGACTCCTGCTTTTCATCGTGCTTGTGTTACTGCTTATTCCCTATCTGCTTATCGGAGTCATGGGGGGTGGTGGAACGTTAGCGACACTGACAGATGGTAAAATTCCGCAGTGGGTCGGTGGCTTACTCATTAGTCTTGTTGTCCTCAGTTATGTTACCTACAGCGGCATGCGAGGCACTGCTTGGGTGAACACTTTTCAAACGCTTGTTTTCATGGTCCTCGGCGGCATTACCTTCTTTATCATTGTGAATCGGATGGGCGGGTTTTCAAGTGCTATTTCTAAAGTGGACGCAGGTTTGCTCATGCAAGCAGAACATATTAAACCCTTGGAACTCTTGACTTATATCTGTATGCCGCTGTGTGTAGGTATGTTTCCGCATATCTTTTCACATTTCCTGACAGCGAAGGAGGTTGGAACGTTCCGCTATGCGATTATCTTGTATCCTGTGTGTATTGCTATTGTTTGGATCCCGAGTGTGCTACTCGGCATATTAGGGAATGTTGATGTTCCGGATTTACAAGGTTCGCAGGCAAACAACGTGCTAATTCAGATGATTGGTATACACGCACCTGGAATCTTAGCTGGGTTTTTAGGGGCAGGCGTTTTCGCCGCAATTATGTCCTCACTGGATTCGCAGTCGCTTGCTGTTGGGAGTATGTTTACACACGATATTGTTGAACATTATCGTGGAGAGGCGTTTTCGGAGAACCAGCGGGTGTGGGTCGGACGGTTGTTCGTAATGGGTGTACTCTGCATCACCTATCTTATATCGCTTGTTGCGACACCGAGCATTTTCAGGCTCGCTGTTTGGTCGTTTACCGGATTTTCCGGGCTTTTTCCGATTGTCGTCGCGGCACTCTTCTGGCGACGTAGCACAAAGCACGGCGCGTTCGCTGCAATCATAAGTGTTATTTTTTTGTGGCTCTATTTCTTTCTCCGAAATTGGCAGACCCCTGGGTATACTGTCGGTGGGACCGGGATTATGCCCGTTGCGATTCTGATTGTTGTTTCATCTTGTGTACTAATAGTCGTTTCTCTGTTCA